AAATATGGGATCAAGAGAATTTTCCAGTAAAGGCTTCACCGTAGAAGTTACAACAGATAATGCGTCAAAGATATTTAAGCAAATCACCATGCTAGAAGCTCCAGAATCGTCTTCTTCAGACTGTGAGGTAAATTCTTATTTCTTTTGCTGttaaatttgaaaatgataggGAAAATGGGCACTATTGTTTTCCCCACTCACCAACTCACCAAGGAGATGATCTTGTTAAGAAGAAAGGCTCACCAGAATTGCTGAGTGAACTTTTTTCTTGACATTTGGGTAGCTATAAAATTGGGTCTTGACCATTGAGCTGAAGGTGATAGACATGAATGACACCATCAAAGGCTACAAAACGTTGTGATCTGTTGCATATATAAAGTGCCAATTCTTAGTCCTAATACACCTGGCCCATTAACCACATCAGGCATGTTTTACTAGTCACTCTCTTGATGCACTTAGCAAAAGGGCCCTCAAAGGCAATGGGAAGTTTCTAAAAATAATGCCATTTTACTCTTTTATCACCTCTTTGGAGTTATATCTAAAAAGTTGTATCTTAGATTTACTATAAAAGCATGTCCATTTTCAAGAAAGGGCCACACAGGTTTATCCTTAAAGCCATTGCTTCTACTTATAAAGATTCTAAGTACCATCAACGTCATTTTATGAAAACTAAAATTCCTTTCCGGTTTCCTAGTATCCCGCTCTCTGTTGTAATGTGCTCTTGTGACAGTGTTTCAGTTGGATCATTATGTGTATGCAGGATGCTATTATACAAGAGTTAGAAGGGCTGGGAGTAGACCGCAGGCTTCTCGACACACTTTATGCAAAATCTCAGAGGGAGACAATTGATGCTACTGATCAGAAAGTAAGTTTGAGGTTTCCACTGTGAACCAACTCACAGCAGGGATGTTTTGACATTCAACCTTACCAGTAAATGTCATTTTGGTCATGTAATTTTCATTCCAATGGCCATTTCAGTTGatgaataaaattaaaattttgaccATTTCCATTATATTAGACTGATATTTTGTACATTCAAACTCTAAACCTTGGTTTCATAAAGTTAATGAAATTAGGAGTAGGAAACTAGGCAGAGTTCATGAGTTGAGTTCACAAACGTCGCATCTTGGTCTAACGACAGGCTGAATattccaaaaccaaaaacaaaacagTATTGATATCTAGGCTTTAAACTTTGTTTtagacaatgaaaaaaaaaccaacccaTTGAGAAACTTTTGTATCAGACAGTGAAATAGAACCAATTAATTGATTTTGACTTAAGGAGGTGTTTGGTTGAGTGGGTCTTGACACATTATGCTTGGGTCTTACTCAACTCTGCAAACCAAGAACCGAACTTATTTAGGTTCTTCATGACCCAAAGAATTATTCTACCTCTACCCATGTGAAGGAACACAACCTTAGTCCTTATTTCACAAGGATTCATGGTAGGTTAATAGGTCATAACACTGAAGTCCCATTAGTATATAGCATCTTTCTTCTGAAAAATGTGAAATGCCCACATATTCTCATTTTCTTCATGTTTTTGTATCAGAAAAATAATCCAAGTAAACACTGGATGGAACAAACAATTaaacccaataaaaaaaccTTCGAGGAGGAGAACACCAGAGAATTAGTGAGAccggagaaagaggaggaataTGAAGCTGTGAAGCAGAAAGAAGCTCAGAACATGAGAGAATCAGTTCAAGCTGAAGCCAAATCTGATgctataaagaaaagaaagcttgACAAGGCTACAATCCTGCATTCTGATGAGCTATGCAACATGTTCACATGGGAAGACATAGTGTCAGCAACATCTTCCTTTTCTAATGATCTTCTGATTGGAAGAGGGGCATCTGGGTCTGTTTACAAGTGCAAGTTGCATCACACCACAACAGCAGTGAAAGTACTTCACTTCAAGGAGAGCCACTGGACCCAGAAATTCCATCAGGAGGTAATGATTTTCCATGTTCTTTCAAATTATCGTTGTTGCCTTCAACATATTTCTGCAGCAAGctacattttttaaaatttagagGAACACTCTTCTATCATAATTAGTTAGCTACCTACTGTTTTTGCTTCAGCTTGAGATCTTGAGCAAAATCCGCCATCCccatttgcttcttcttcttggtgcgTTTCCTGAACGTGGTTGCCTAGTTTATGAGCACATGGAGAAAGGCAGTCTGGATGACAGGTTGCTTCGGAAGGATAATACGCCCCCAATCCCATGGTTTGAGCGATATCGGATAGCCTGGGAAATAGCGTCTGCTTTGCTTTTCTTACACAAtgcaaaaccaaaaccgatcaTTCATCGTAATCTGAAACCAGCAAACATCTTGCTTGACCACAACTATGTGAGCAAGATAGGTGATGTAGGCCTTTCCACATTGCTTTCTGCGGACAATGCTACTGTTTTCAAGGGAACAAGCCCTGTTGGATCACTCTGCTACATAGACCCCGAGTATCAAAGGACGGGAATGATCTCACCCAAGTCTGATGTTTATGCATTTGGTATAGTGATCATGCAGTTGCTGACTGCAAAACCTGCCATAGCACTTGCCAGATTTCTGGAAAAAGTACCAGAAAACGGTGGCTTCATGGGCATCTTGGATTCAGAGGCTGGGAACTGGCCGGTTGAAGAAACTCAGGAATTAGCTGCACTGGGATTGAGCTGCACTGAATTACAACATCATGACAGGCCTGATTTGAAAGCTCGAATCCTTCCAGTTTTGGAGAAATTGAAAGGGATTGCTGAAAGAGCTAGAGATTCAATGCCTTGTGCTCCTTCATTCCCTCCACAATGCTTCATTTGCCCAATACTCCAAGTATGTTTCTGCCATCTTCTGTTAATTccatgaagttttcttttgtttctttatgaATGACAAGCACATTCCATCCTTTCTGTCGATACTTACCTTCATATTTTTTGTTCCAAGTCAAATTCAGTTGAGGGGATACTATGAATGCTTCATAGTTTATTCTCCATGTTTTTATTCAGCTGAATTTATTGGTTGGAGTCTTACGTTGAAGACTGTTTTTGCACAGGAGGTAATGAATGAACCCTGTATTGCCTCAGATGGATACACGTATGATCGCAGAGCTATAGAAGTGTGGCTCAAAGATAATGATAATTCACCACTGACTAATCTGCCTCTACCCAACAAGAACCTCATACAAGACTTTACTCTTCACACAGCGATTGTGGAGTGGAAATCCAAAATGCAGCAACACCAGCCATTCCACTCATTCTCTCGCAAGACCATCACCTGACTGTGATTACAATTTCTCATGGGAAGAGAAGTTGAGGTCTGGTCATTGTAACAACTGTACACATTTTGTGTCAAAGTAGTTTTTTTTTGCATTAGATATAAGAACTTTCTTTTATCTCACAAATGATTTTGTTCGATGATACATTGTATAGAATACAAAGAAGAATATCATTACAAGATGGATGAATTGACTAAATAACTCTACAGTAGGTCTGGTGTTTTGACAAGTCCAGGTGTTATTAAGAATTAAAATGGAAATCTAAGCTTTTACTTTAGCTCGCATTTTGTACATGGTGACGAGTGCTGAGTCTGATGACTATGTTCCCTCCCAAGGGGCTAACAAAATCTGGTGGAGTGAACCTTCCAGTGTGCTAGTACTCAAGAAGAACCAATGTGATCAATCATTCTTGATAAATGAGAACTTTAATAACTTAATGTGCTCCATATGCCTTCCAATCCTGCCTAGTGATCCAGGTAAGAGTGTGTTGGTGTATGCCAATTTGGGTGTATAATATTGcagaagaatttgaagaaaattACCTCGAGAGTTAAAGAAACACGACGCGATTTATTATTTGTGACTCGTAGAAAGATCGTACAAGGCTACAGGAGAGAACTTCATGCAAACCTCACAAAGCAACGACCCAcatcatatttgaataatttgATGAAAAGGGTTCTAAGGACTTGAGCACCCTTTCTGGACTAGTTTTCGAGGATCAGTTCCGCCCAAATCCCAATAACTGGTATCAAAGGCGAAAGATCAAAGTGGCACCTAACCAAAATAATATCAGACCAATGCCTAACCATAAGGGAAATCAAAAGGACGGGGGAGGAATGAACAAAGAAGAGAGACTGGATTACATTGCTTCTCTTCCATCTACTGATGAGGAGCTCCTTATCTTACCTCCTGATTTCTTGCACAACTAGTCATTTTGACATTGTATTTATcacattttttaaattcttattcATTTTCATAAAATCTTTATCATATGTATCaaaacattagaaaaaaaaaaattagggagcTGATatcttttcatttaatattaAGTTTTCCTACTAAATGATGAAAATACCCATAAATCCCAATCCACATCGCTTAATGGTTTCTAGTTCCTAAGGATTTTCAgttttaatctctctctctccaagttCACATTACCTTCGAATGTATGTCATCGTCTTGCATTAATCCTAAAAATTGGTATCCCAGGGAAAAAGGCAATGTTACAGTGAATGAAagtaatgcaaaaaaaaaaataggaaaaaaaaaaggactgaGCTGAAAGGTTTCATGTAGAAAAACCTATTACCTCCCTAgaattattatttgtttgtgcttCTTATGGTTACAAAGTTGGTTACTTATCCTACTCGCTATAATCTTCCAAAGAGACCAAGAGTTATATCACACTAGAACAAATATGAATCGACAACCATAGTTCTCTTCCATGAACAACTTTATACATTTGGAAGGAAAgaacaaggaaacaaatattcAAGTAACTGGTGAACTGAGGCTGTCTTACTGTACAAACCTTCTCTTTGCCTCCATGATGGCTTCATATTTTCTCTTgcaaatttcattaatttcctTCTGGAACCGCAATTCAATCATCTCCAGTTCCAATCTCAACTCATCAGCATTTTTTTCACCCGAAACCAAGGATGAAGCATTGCTCGGATAACTAGACGTATGCACATCATTGATGCTTTTTTGGATACCCACATCTCTGTCATCAAGGCATCCACTCCTTTCAACCCCATACGAAGATTCTGCAGCTTCTCTTTTCACATCATATTCATTATGATCTGTAAATCTTGATTCCACAGACATCCATGTGGCCAAGCATTTCTTATCACTTCCTTCAGTACAGACTGCTGAAATGAATGACATCCCGGAACTCTGATCTTCAGCTGTGGCCGTATTCTGAAGTTGAAAATCAGAATGTGAGGTGGCCTCAAGTTTCATGAGAGCTTCACTCATAGGCTGAATTAGTCTTTTGACAGAAGTAGAATCAAGGCGAGCTGTAAGGCTTGAAATGCCCCCAGAGTCAAAAGCATTCTGGAATGACAGAGCAGAACTTTCTCCCTGTTTAGGTAATGGGATATGGCCTTCAGTCATTTGGTTTCCATTCAGACCAACTAGATGATCAATGGGAACACAAGGTCTCCATTTGGGTACCAAGTTCATCAGCATCAAATCAATCGATTCAGCAATGAACTTGACATACTGATCAGCTAGTTCCCGTTGCTCAACCATTTCTCTAGCAACTGAAAGAGCCGTATCCCCATCGAGATAAAACGGGAAACAAACATACTTGACACAACCTGCATTTAAggaatagagaaaaaaaattagcatcTACCAAAGATCAAATTACAGAAAACTGAGTAAACACGAGCAAAAGCAGAAATATAGTTACCATCCTGATAAGCAATTTCAAATGTTAGTGTTACAGACTTCTCATCATTCCTTTCCCCATTCAATCTAACGGCAATGCCCCTATCTGCCCTCTGAATCTCCAAACATAAAACATTGGATCCACCAGCAAAAGAATTGTCAATAAATGTGATAACAGGAGGCTCACACCCATCATCAGCATCAACCTCCATGGAAAGAGGC
This genomic stretch from Macadamia integrifolia cultivar HAES 741 chromosome 2, SCU_Mint_v3, whole genome shotgun sequence harbors:
- the LOC122059452 gene encoding U-box domain-containing protein 35-like isoform X2 produces the protein MRTRRAMDRKGTFETEKELAEPTPPMFSVAVAITGSKNSVMVVKWALESFISDVKVLFKLLHVRAPNNKSNDPDDKIMVRCFPAAQLQEDMVAKHKKDRQTAAMLFPFKRLCTRRKVEVDVTVIEGDDIADAIMKEISYSKITKLVIGASPRTMFTRKVKSNSISSRILEGAAVFCAVYVVSKGNLTSMRPSNPELSPSTKGERENDAVDPNSRRSSSPAPCIEQPDNGSSVFGKASTLKDNRSGLSEEEFTFSPVADAAVSRQFDKWFIFGSKITSKVSTCNGNASRLSDKGFPLGTARNDLTRISDKGSIIEDSENNRTSMSDERPTLKAATDNGSREFGKASTLEENGSKPFHRRYTSDTILDTAGSRRFDKGNSFDIAIDTGSRMFSNLSEKKRSKVFDKGTFGTVLSTTQSMIPAKASTFKNMGSREFSSKGFTVEVTTDNASKIFKQITMLEAPESSSSDCEDAIIQELEGLGVDRRLLDTLYAKSQRETIDATDQKKNNPSKHWMEQTIKPNKKTFEEENTRELVRPEKEEEYEAVKQKEAQNMRESVQAEAKSDAIKKRKLDKATILHSDELCNMFTWEDIVSATSSFSNDLLIGRGASGSVYKCKLHHTTTAVKVLHFKESHWTQKFHQELEILSKIRHPHLLLLLGAFPERGCLVYEHMEKGSLDDRLLRKDNTPPIPWFERYRIAWEIASALLFLHNAKPKPIIHRNLKPANILLDHNYVSKIGDVGLSTLLSADNATVFKGTSPVGSLCYIDPEYQRTGMISPKSDVYAFGIVIMQLLTAKPAIALARFLEKVPENGGFMGILDSEAGNWPVEETQELAALGLSCTELQHHDRPDLKARILPVLEKLKGIAERARDSMPCAPSFPPQCFICPILQEVMNEPCIASDGYTYDRRAIEVWLKDNDNSPLTNLPLPNKNLIQDFTLHTAIVEWKSKMQQHQPFHSFSRKTIT
- the LOC122059452 gene encoding U-box domain-containing protein 35-like isoform X1 gives rise to the protein MQRTRRAMDRKGTFETEKELAEPTPPMFSVAVAITGSKNSVMVVKWALESFISDVKVLFKLLHVRAPNNKSNDPDDKIMVRCFPAAQLQEDMVAKHKKDRQTAAMLFPFKRLCTRRKVEVDVTVIEGDDIADAIMKEISYSKITKLVIGASPRTMFTRKVKSNSISSRILEGAAVFCAVYVVSKGNLTSMRPSNPELSPSTKGERENDAVDPNSRRSSSPAPCIEQPDNGSSVFGKASTLKDNRSGLSEEEFTFSPVADAAVSRQFDKWFIFGSKITSKVSTCNGNASRLSDKGFPLGTARNDLTRISDKGSIIEDSENNRTSMSDERPTLKAATDNGSREFGKASTLEENGSKPFHRRYTSDTILDTAGSRRFDKGNSFDIAIDTGSRMFSNLSEKKRSKVFDKGTFGTVLSTTQSMIPAKASTFKNMGSREFSSKGFTVEVTTDNASKIFKQITMLEAPESSSSDCEDAIIQELEGLGVDRRLLDTLYAKSQRETIDATDQKKNNPSKHWMEQTIKPNKKTFEEENTRELVRPEKEEEYEAVKQKEAQNMRESVQAEAKSDAIKKRKLDKATILHSDELCNMFTWEDIVSATSSFSNDLLIGRGASGSVYKCKLHHTTTAVKVLHFKESHWTQKFHQELEILSKIRHPHLLLLLGAFPERGCLVYEHMEKGSLDDRLLRKDNTPPIPWFERYRIAWEIASALLFLHNAKPKPIIHRNLKPANILLDHNYVSKIGDVGLSTLLSADNATVFKGTSPVGSLCYIDPEYQRTGMISPKSDVYAFGIVIMQLLTAKPAIALARFLEKVPENGGFMGILDSEAGNWPVEETQELAALGLSCTELQHHDRPDLKARILPVLEKLKGIAERARDSMPCAPSFPPQCFICPILQEVMNEPCIASDGYTYDRRAIEVWLKDNDNSPLTNLPLPNKNLIQDFTLHTAIVEWKSKMQQHQPFHSFSRKTIT
- the LOC122089672 gene encoding probable serine/threonine-protein kinase WNK6 is translated as MEAAEESSGLPEPPDPDVVEADPTCRYIRYRDVLGKGAFKTVYKAFDEVDGIEVAWNQVRIEDVLQKPEDIGRLYSEVHLLKSLKHNNIMKFYNSWIDDHNRTVNIITELFTSGSLRQYRRKHKKVDIKAVKGWARQILMGLNYLHCHDPPIIHRDLKCDNIFINGNHGEVKIGDLGLATFLQKPNAHSVHGTPEFMAPELYEENYNELVDIYSFGMCVLEMVTFEYPYSECKNSAQIYKKVTSGIKPAALSKVKDREVKQFIEKCLVPADQRLSAKELLKDHFLQVRDVPLPLPDIVTPKVGASGDRRVLSEEPSNTLQMPLSMEVDADDGCEPPVITFIDNSFAGGSNVLCLEIQRADRGIAVRLNGERNDEKSVTLTFEIAYQDGCVKYVCFPFYLDGDTALSVAREMVEQRELADQYVKFIAESIDLMLMNLVPKWRPCVPIDHLVGLNGNQMTEGHIPLPKQGESSALSFQNAFDSGGISSLTARLDSTSVKRLIQPMSEALMKLEATSHSDFQLQNTATAEDQSSGMSFISAVCTEGSDKKCLATWMSVESRFTDHNEYDVKREAAESSYGVERSGCLDDRDVGIQKSINDVHTSSYPSNASSLVSGEKNADELRLELEMIELRFQKEINEICKRKYEAIMEAKRRFVQ